From one Phocaeicola salanitronis DSM 18170 genomic stretch:
- a CDS encoding ATP-binding protein, which yields MNDRIHTVIDEETPPLAEGSQGFINITFGKRRKKNYPIAEVREIESELIDILSHFDRIINAYTLKFVIVFDELDKIDPEMSNKEPEDELFATFEGTANGFSGDSSSRKRKDNVLRLLANMKHFISTARAKFIFISGRELYDAYLAGLSDREFAISSVFSGAIYVDSFLTSNRTQMNVISMTEQYLCKMLLPKKYLRNKMKEKYYRYGISTPEYPSLKWYYRYLRELEKDNPSSSAAEEWRLKGGIVFLHYFSIYLTHISNGSPQKILSYFRMYVRTEDNLYRKGNKSPYIYGWKTRDKRKHPSKNYVLTFNYVNQRKIAFIFYMAYPIMQAIINNASQYGDKLLISASFLMNHIYKYHSYSFSWRNLEQAPELLEVYRTPELRTFIHTILSYMVHTHMTNIPSGLYNFKFRKSVASEIAIFSKYSEEIAAIFNFTLDESLSVKKHFTRMLVHYSNMLKQTNSNYEHYAIILSRIHQVLGDLQMTDENYLDSALEYRNSIAYLKDLLHQKEASEQMASGDIILPLIRNMLKLGLTYEHRKTNNSAYVIYYELICMLIDFRYVDEAKLGLKLRVEKSQDWRDKKYVLYKEHETGTPKGIDPNYFATKQDEIEEKKNFEKEIETQLLPTREHLTDQYEMQGDELVTGLSRILTPEKSNLIFRLSLLEDLRLVYQAILAKLFVLEKVELGGITKANVDVAESEFRYLYRVTNAKDKFIILVDFFRRLAEILYYKNGLINRNSDRFVTGLYFWGYEFDTDIEEFCRDNGLNIKTQQSIERVINRILWSDLGNDIAGWKDVDYTEQWDRIKKRLIDIVDKMKLDDEPLKSYKEDTKKFLKNWNIEKSYVKNLSYFKVDKCNRHRKEMLQKGCSVPCFSCRYYNRSMHILLEYFFGEKVNIEDKVSKVRAFLKKANWSPQTYSLRPNYLQTIAITLDGMGNVLLSCSGKDSELTEDFLKQLAELSDSNKEFERMEELTSLEKAILYYWAAARYYKRGSFLKDASISMKKILCLLNRYIMVEKMLPSHTDHRIPVLSEYLCKIIDVVTRKATLYLYAHNENISIAEIQDLKGLFSLKPYEDISLEKLSLYPDLEEIIMLSTELKLYIYRHFKYRPSLMPKDFSKAETLNILKLYSYRLSSAYNIERTVQQLIVESRMKAIWNYMFIDYLFDGIDLMEYHVAKGQRKIRYRTDTPIVFYKKFARFLKEPLKKNKLELFGMNLEECGMTEDYLTVKDKLQLIEFLLKDSMFCLQRILSVLTTNTNQLLHTNSYIAEIYRMMFAWTQIFKFLYFAYEYMDAEEAVQNKILIALNSFITSRHISMEEPLTDMEERRNMQTIKKVLELCVCEIGIEGLEPDFGTLGTEFYNHILSVIEPTNLRYIISNYPAEMALMYYRKTTEMHTEGNAYKEMVAGLYYLDDDLQNDTEQFYMALERYLINCGYIDCMSKAIKDIYSKAYIYTAECYENGDPNIPRPEYQNVDPIWGMNI from the coding sequence TTGAATGACAGAATCCATACCGTAATTGACGAAGAAACGCCCCCATTAGCCGAAGGCAGCCAAGGTTTCATCAACATCACTTTCGGGAAACGAAGGAAGAAAAACTATCCAATTGCGGAAGTACGCGAGATAGAAAGCGAACTGATAGACATATTATCGCATTTTGACCGCATTATCAACGCATATACGCTCAAGTTTGTCATCGTATTTGATGAGTTGGACAAGATAGATCCGGAGATGAGCAACAAAGAACCAGAAGATGAGCTATTCGCGACATTTGAAGGTACTGCCAATGGCTTTTCCGGGGATTCCAGTTCCCGCAAAAGGAAAGACAATGTGCTCCGCCTCCTTGCCAATATGAAACATTTTATTTCTACAGCACGCGCCAAATTCATATTCATATCAGGGCGTGAGCTGTACGATGCTTACCTTGCCGGATTGTCTGACCGGGAATTTGCCATAAGCAGCGTTTTTAGCGGTGCAATTTATGTGGACAGCTTTCTGACATCAAACCGCACACAAATGAATGTCATCTCCATGACTGAACAATATCTGTGCAAAATGCTCCTGCCTAAAAAATATCTGCGGAACAAAATGAAAGAAAAATATTACCGATACGGCATAAGCACCCCTGAATATCCTTCGTTGAAATGGTATTACAGGTACCTACGTGAGCTTGAAAAGGATAATCCTTCTTCCAGTGCAGCAGAAGAATGGCGGTTGAAAGGAGGAATCGTATTCCTGCATTATTTCTCCATTTATCTGACCCATATCAGTAATGGGTCACCACAGAAAATTCTTTCTTATTTCCGCATGTATGTGAGGACTGAAGATAACCTATACCGCAAAGGAAATAAATCCCCTTATATCTATGGATGGAAAACACGTGACAAACGTAAGCATCCAAGCAAGAACTATGTGTTGACCTTCAATTATGTCAATCAACGGAAAATAGCTTTTATCTTCTATATGGCTTATCCTATCATGCAGGCTATCATCAACAATGCCAGCCAATACGGCGACAAACTATTGATATCCGCATCGTTTCTAATGAATCATATCTATAAATACCACAGCTACAGTTTTTCCTGGAGAAATCTGGAGCAGGCACCCGAACTGCTGGAAGTGTACCGTACCCCAGAGTTGCGCACCTTCATCCATACGATTTTATCCTATATGGTGCATACCCATATGACCAACATTCCATCAGGACTGTATAATTTTAAATTCAGGAAAAGTGTAGCCAGTGAAATTGCCATATTCTCCAAATATTCAGAAGAGATAGCCGCTATATTCAACTTCACACTGGATGAGTCTCTTTCAGTCAAGAAGCATTTCACACGTATGCTCGTGCATTATTCCAATATGCTTAAGCAGACGAATTCAAACTATGAACATTATGCCATCATTCTATCAAGAATCCATCAGGTACTGGGTGACTTGCAAATGACGGATGAAAATTATCTGGATTCAGCTTTGGAATACCGGAACAGCATAGCCTACCTGAAAGATTTGCTTCACCAGAAAGAGGCATCTGAACAAATGGCTTCGGGAGATATCATCCTTCCCCTTATCCGGAATATGCTGAAGCTAGGGCTAACCTATGAGCACCGTAAAACCAACAATTCCGCATACGTTATCTACTACGAACTGATTTGCATGCTGATTGATTTCAGGTATGTGGACGAAGCGAAATTAGGGCTTAAACTCCGTGTGGAAAAATCACAAGACTGGCGAGATAAAAAATATGTACTCTATAAAGAACATGAAACAGGTACCCCAAAAGGGATAGATCCCAACTATTTCGCCACCAAACAAGATGAGATTGAAGAAAAGAAAAATTTCGAGAAAGAGATAGAAACCCAGCTGTTGCCTACCCGTGAACATTTGACCGACCAATATGAAATGCAAGGCGACGAACTGGTGACCGGTCTGTCACGAATTCTGACTCCAGAGAAAAGTAACCTGATTTTCCGGTTGTCCCTTTTGGAAGACCTTCGGCTTGTTTACCAAGCTATCCTTGCCAAGCTGTTCGTATTGGAGAAAGTCGAACTGGGAGGAATTACCAAAGCCAATGTGGATGTGGCAGAATCGGAATTCCGTTATTTGTATCGAGTGACCAATGCCAAAGACAAATTCATCATTCTAGTGGATTTCTTCAGGAGACTTGCCGAAATCCTGTACTACAAAAACGGACTCATCAACCGTAATTCAGACCGATTTGTGACCGGTCTTTATTTCTGGGGGTATGAGTTTGACACCGACATTGAAGAATTTTGCCGGGATAACGGACTAAACATCAAGACACAACAATCCATAGAACGCGTTATCAACAGAATATTATGGAGCGATTTAGGCAACGATATCGCCGGATGGAAAGATGTGGATTACACGGAACAATGGGACAGAATAAAAAAACGTCTCATTGATATTGTGGACAAAATGAAACTGGATGATGAGCCATTGAAATCCTATAAAGAGGATACAAAAAAATTCCTCAAGAACTGGAACATTGAAAAATCTTATGTGAAAAATTTGTCCTACTTCAAAGTTGATAAATGTAACAGACATCGGAAAGAAATGCTCCAAAAAGGATGTTCTGTTCCTTGCTTCTCCTGCCGGTATTACAACCGAAGCATGCATATCCTGCTGGAATATTTCTTCGGGGAAAAAGTGAACATTGAAGATAAGGTATCCAAAGTACGTGCTTTTTTAAAAAAAGCTAACTGGTCTCCCCAGACCTATTCTCTCAGGCCCAATTATCTGCAGACCATAGCCATCACATTGGACGGCATGGGCAATGTGCTGCTCAGCTGCTCAGGGAAAGATTCGGAACTTACAGAGGACTTTTTAAAACAACTGGCAGAATTATCTGACAGCAATAAAGAATTTGAACGAATGGAGGAACTGACCTCACTGGAAAAAGCGATATTGTATTATTGGGCAGCCGCCAGATACTATAAAAGAGGTTCGTTCCTGAAAGACGCCTCTATCAGTATGAAGAAAATCCTGTGCCTGCTGAACCGATATATCATGGTAGAAAAAATGCTTCCTTCGCATACAGACCACCGGATACCAGTCTTGTCCGAATATCTCTGCAAAATCATTGATGTGGTAACACGAAAAGCCACTTTATACCTCTATGCCCACAATGAGAATATCAGTATAGCGGAGATACAAGACCTAAAAGGATTGTTCTCTCTGAAACCATACGAAGACATTTCCCTGGAAAAGCTTTCCCTTTATCCGGATCTAGAAGAAATCATCATGCTTTCCACGGAACTAAAACTATATATTTACCGACACTTCAAATACCGACCCTCATTAATGCCTAAAGATTTCAGCAAGGCCGAAACTTTGAACATACTAAAACTATATTCTTACCGTCTGTCATCTGCTTACAATATAGAACGAACCGTCCAACAACTGATTGTGGAATCCCGCATGAAAGCCATCTGGAACTATATGTTCATAGACTATCTGTTTGACGGCATCGATTTAATGGAATATCATGTAGCCAAAGGACAACGAAAAATAAGGTACAGGACTGATACCCCCATTGTATTTTATAAGAAATTCGCCCGTTTCTTAAAAGAGCCTTTGAAAAAGAATAAATTGGAACTGTTTGGCATGAATCTGGAAGAATGCGGCATGACGGAAGATTACCTGACTGTAAAAGATAAATTGCAATTAATTGAATTCCTTTTGAAAGACTCCATGTTCTGCTTGCAACGGATATTGTCCGTACTAACGACCAATACCAACCAACTGCTGCACACAAACAGTTATATTGCAGAAATCTACCGGATGATGTTTGCCTGGACACAAATCTTCAAATTCCTGTATTTCGCATACGAATACATGGACGCGGAAGAGGCTGTACAAAATAAGATTCTTATAGCCCTAAACTCTTTCATCACATCCCGCCACATTTCTATGGAAGAGCCCTTGACTGACATGGAAGAAAGAAGGAACATGCAGACTATCAAAAAAGTTTTGGAATTATGTGTCTGTGAAATCGGAATCGAAGGACTTGAGCCCGATTTCGGAACTTTAGGCACCGAATTTTATAACCATATCCTGTCGGTCATTGAACCGACCAATTTGCGGTATATCATCAGTAACTATCCGGCAGAAATGGCCCTGATGTATTACAGAAAAACAACAGAAATGCATACGGAAGGAAATGCATATAAAGAGATGGTTGCCGGGCTGTATTACCTGGATGATGACCTGCAGAATGATACCGAGCAGTTCTATATGGCACTGGAACGCTATCTGATTAACTGCGGATACATAGACTGCATGTCGAAAGCCATAAAGGATATTTACAGCAAGGCGTATATCTATACTGCGGAATGCTATGAAAATGGCGATCCGAACATTCCCCGACCGGAATACCAGAATGTGGATCCGATATGGGGGATGAATATTTGA
- a CDS encoding AAA family ATPase, with translation MPAKLDITKPLRLIGIQIFEDTLSDVRKALEPGWYPLIKCKRDIGTSKDSYPEVSDDGCPQDYYRINEDLPKISISAIVGKNGSGKSSLLDILYRIINNFAENTFLRKGLDETNEIGHAQGISGRLHFELDGVQKFIECNDFGTDYYEIIDGQPEKIQIHGLTEKQRDAILNGFFYTISVNYSLYAFNPSDFNSKFRPKDNSNDGDWLNYLFHKNDGYYIPLVLTPFRDKGQIDINNENSLAQQRIEILSLMFHSQGKEFLDEYQPIYYKYKFNPQYKELKQQKLLEKPIRNEIRDGQDLIIAQIEELWKKILIGKWNIDLGQNDSKRDEIALYYLAYKTLKICSTYPHYKEMSDWDSLMKMQEPKMMIDSRTGNERPVINKDGSKRMYVKESNILTWYKSHIQHLLNVIKDIAENSNSHITLKIHQCLNYLTQHTYLKGEDCLDVDKDLLQGKKYETYDDMMKLLAPSFFITEVVYRKMDTKRMDQKDNSQEITLQSMSSGEKQMLYSLSYIFYHIKNIASIKSENGKRVVGYHHINLIFDEAELYYHPEYQRQYIKRLLERLAMCHINRTNIRSINIIIVTHSPFILSDLPETNILFLDKSEEYTNEKTSTTLGANIYDLLKNGFFLEYAIGDLIQMKLREILDLYYEDDMNKQQRIFVEKKDHIKFTIDHLGEEYIRSNFNQIYKQLEQRILHKSQEEQIRDEIRYHEEQINSLKDKLEKKK, from the coding sequence ATGCCAGCAAAGTTAGACATTACAAAGCCCTTGCGGCTTATTGGGATTCAAATTTTTGAAGATACTTTGAGTGATGTAAGAAAGGCTTTAGAGCCAGGATGGTATCCTCTTATTAAATGCAAACGAGATATAGGAACCTCCAAGGATTCATACCCAGAAGTTTCTGACGACGGGTGTCCACAAGATTATTACAGAATCAATGAAGATTTACCCAAGATTTCCATTTCTGCAATAGTCGGGAAAAACGGTTCCGGCAAATCATCATTATTGGATATTTTGTATCGCATCATTAATAATTTTGCTGAAAATACGTTTTTGAGGAAAGGGCTGGACGAGACCAACGAAATTGGGCATGCCCAAGGCATTTCAGGTCGGCTGCATTTTGAGCTGGACGGAGTGCAAAAATTCATAGAATGCAATGATTTTGGTACAGACTATTATGAGATAATAGACGGACAGCCCGAAAAAATACAAATTCATGGATTGACTGAAAAACAACGGGATGCTATACTTAATGGATTTTTCTACACAATCAGCGTAAACTATAGTCTTTATGCATTTAATCCTTCGGACTTCAATTCAAAATTCCGACCAAAAGATAATAGTAACGATGGTGATTGGCTCAATTATTTATTCCACAAGAACGATGGCTATTATATTCCATTGGTATTAACTCCATTCCGTGACAAGGGTCAGATAGACATAAATAATGAAAACAGCTTAGCACAGCAACGGATTGAAATTTTATCTCTTATGTTTCATTCACAAGGGAAGGAATTTCTGGATGAATATCAACCGATATACTACAAGTATAAATTCAATCCACAATATAAAGAGTTAAAGCAACAAAAACTATTGGAGAAACCTATCAGGAATGAAATACGAGATGGACAAGACCTGATTATCGCTCAAATAGAAGAACTTTGGAAGAAAATTCTTATTGGCAAATGGAACATTGATTTGGGGCAAAATGATTCCAAACGCGATGAAATAGCTTTGTACTATCTGGCATATAAAACACTTAAAATATGCTCTACCTATCCTCACTATAAAGAAATGTCAGATTGGGATTCTTTGATGAAAATGCAGGAACCTAAAATGATGATTGATAGTAGGACTGGAAATGAACGACCTGTCATTAACAAAGATGGCAGTAAAAGAATGTATGTAAAAGAAAGCAACATATTAACGTGGTACAAAAGTCACATCCAACATTTATTGAATGTCATCAAAGATATAGCCGAAAATTCGAATAGCCATATCACCTTGAAAATTCATCAATGCTTGAATTATCTTACTCAACATACGTATCTAAAAGGTGAAGACTGTTTGGATGTGGACAAAGATTTATTGCAAGGTAAAAAATACGAGACTTATGATGATATGATGAAATTGCTGGCACCATCCTTTTTTATCACAGAAGTTGTTTATCGGAAAATGGATACAAAAAGGATGGACCAAAAAGATAATAGTCAAGAAATCACCTTGCAATCCATGAGCAGCGGTGAAAAACAAATGCTGTATAGTTTAAGCTACATATTTTATCATATAAAAAATATCGCCAGCATAAAGAGTGAAAATGGCAAACGTGTAGTAGGTTATCACCATATCAATCTGATATTTGACGAAGCAGAATTGTACTATCACCCAGAATATCAACGACAGTACATAAAAAGACTGTTAGAACGCTTAGCCATGTGCCATATCAACCGAACAAATATCCGTAGCATCAACATTATAATCGTTACACATTCACCATTTATTCTATCAGATTTGCCAGAAACCAATATTTTATTTCTGGATAAAAGTGAAGAATATACAAATGAAAAAACGAGTACAACTTTAGGAGCCAACATTTATGATTTATTGAAAAATGGATTTTTCCTAGAATATGCTATTGGCGATCTAATACAAATGAAACTGCGTGAAATATTAGATCTGTATTATGAGGATGATATGAATAAGCAACAGCGAATATTTGTGGAGAAAAAAGACCATATTAAGTTCACAATAGATCATTTAGGTGAAGAATATATTCGTAGTAATTTCAACCAAATTTACAAACAATTGGAGCAACGAATATTGCATAAGTCACAAGAAGAACAGATTCGTGATGAAATTCGTTATCATGAAGAACAAATTAATTCATTGAAGGACAAATTAGAAAAGAAGAAATGA
- the mobC gene encoding conjugal transfer protein MobC — protein sequence MQQEDDLRALAKIMDFGRAVSIFLLVIHVYVYCYPSFYHWNLTLEVVDRILLNFNRTTGIFNCILWSKLAVVLLLAISCLGTIGVKGEKITWKGISAALFVGTVLFFLNWWLLDLSLPHGAVTALYVFTLAVGYLCLLKAGLWMSRLFRHRLMEDRFNIENESFMQETRLMENEYSVNLPTRFRYGGRMHDGWINVVNPFRASIVLGTPGSGKSYAVVNSYIRQMISKGFSCYLYDYKFDDLSTIAYNTLLHNTDKYKVTPKFYVINFDDPRRSHRCNPINPEFMTDISDAYEASYTIMLNLNRTWIEKQGDFFVESPIILLAAIIWYLKIFKGGIYCTFPHAVELLNKPYSDLFTILTSYPELENYLSPFMDAWKGGAQDQLQGQIASAKIPLTRMISPQLYWVMTGNDFSLDINNPQEPKILCVGNNPDRQNIYSAALGLYNSRIVKLINKKGQLKSTVIIDELPTIYFRGLDNLIATARSNKVAVLLGFQDFSQLNRDYGEKESKVIQNTVGNIFSGQVVGETAKTLSERFGKVLQQRQSVSINRQDVSTSINTQLDSLIPASKIANLSQGTFVGSVSDNFGEKIDQKIFHAEIVVDHARVSAEEKAYKKIPVINAFRDKDGNDIMFQQIQRNYDRIKADAQAIVNEEMERIKADPELYKRLGLKENDEESKD from the coding sequence ATGCAACAGGAAGACGATTTGAGGGCACTTGCCAAAATCATGGATTTCGGCAGAGCCGTGAGTATATTTCTATTGGTGATACATGTCTATGTGTACTGTTATCCGAGTTTTTACCACTGGAACCTGACATTGGAGGTGGTAGACAGGATATTGCTGAATTTCAACCGCACTACGGGAATCTTTAACTGCATCCTCTGGAGCAAGCTGGCGGTGGTCCTGCTGCTGGCCATTTCCTGCCTGGGCACGATAGGTGTCAAAGGGGAAAAAATTACCTGGAAAGGAATCAGTGCGGCACTCTTCGTCGGGACGGTGCTGTTCTTCCTCAACTGGTGGCTGCTGGACCTCTCCCTGCCTCACGGGGCGGTCACGGCTTTGTATGTCTTTACCCTCGCCGTCGGTTATCTCTGCCTGCTGAAGGCGGGCTTGTGGATGAGTCGTCTGTTCAGGCACCGGCTGATGGAGGACCGCTTCAACATCGAGAACGAGAGCTTCATGCAGGAAACCCGGCTGATGGAAAACGAGTATTCCGTCAACCTGCCTACACGTTTCCGTTACGGGGGCAGGATGCATGACGGGTGGATCAATGTGGTCAACCCCTTCCGGGCCTCCATCGTGCTGGGCACGCCGGGGTCGGGCAAATCCTATGCGGTGGTCAACAGCTATATCCGCCAGATGATTTCCAAGGGCTTCAGTTGCTACCTGTACGACTACAAGTTCGATGATCTCTCCACCATTGCCTACAACACGTTGCTGCATAATACGGACAAGTACAAGGTCACTCCCAAATTCTACGTTATCAACTTTGACGACCCACGCCGCTCGCACCGCTGCAATCCCATCAATCCGGAGTTCATGACGGACATCTCCGATGCGTACGAGGCAAGCTACACAATCATGCTCAACTTGAACCGTACCTGGATTGAAAAACAGGGCGACTTCTTCGTGGAGTCTCCGATTATCCTTCTTGCAGCCATTATCTGGTACCTCAAAATATTCAAAGGAGGCATCTACTGCACGTTCCCTCATGCCGTCGAACTGTTGAACAAGCCGTATTCCGACCTGTTTACCATCCTGACTTCTTATCCGGAGTTGGAGAACTATCTTTCCCCCTTCATGGATGCCTGGAAAGGCGGGGCGCAGGATCAGCTTCAGGGGCAGATAGCCAGTGCGAAAATCCCCCTGACCCGTATGATTTCCCCGCAGCTCTATTGGGTGATGACGGGCAATGATTTTTCGCTGGACATCAACAATCCGCAGGAGCCCAAGATTCTCTGTGTGGGCAATAACCCTGACCGCCAGAACATCTATTCCGCAGCCCTGGGGCTGTACAATTCCCGCATCGTCAAGCTCATCAACAAGAAGGGCCAATTGAAGAGTACGGTCATCATCGACGAGCTTCCCACCATCTACTTCCGCGGGCTGGATAACCTGATAGCCACCGCCCGAAGCAACAAGGTGGCTGTCCTGTTGGGCTTTCAGGATTTCAGCCAGCTCAACCGGGACTATGGTGAAAAAGAGTCCAAGGTCATCCAGAATACGGTAGGTAACATCTTCAGCGGCCAGGTGGTGGGAGAAACGGCAAAGACGCTTTCCGAACGCTTCGGCAAGGTGCTCCAGCAGCGGCAGTCCGTTTCCATCAACCGTCAGGATGTGTCCACGTCTATCAATACCCAGCTTGATTCGCTCATTCCGGCATCCAAGATTGCCAACCTCTCGCAGGGTACCTTTGTCGGTTCGGTGTCGGACAACTTCGGCGAGAAGATTGACCAGAAGATTTTCCATGCCGAGATTGTTGTGGACCACGCCAGGGTCAGTGCCGAAGAGAAAGCGTACAAAAAGATACCTGTCATCAACGCTTTCAGGGACAAGGACGGCAACGACATCATGTTCCAGCAAATCCAGCGCAACTACGACCGCATCAAGGCAGATGCACAGGCGATTGTCAATGAGGAGATGGAACGTATCAAGGCAGATCCGGAACTGTACAAACGGTTGGGGCTGAAAGAGAATGATGAAGAATCTAAAGATTAA
- the mobB gene encoding conjugal transfer protein MobB, which translates to MVAKISHGASLYGALAYNFNKVAAGTAQVLSGNRIISDRPDQPGGDLRLALLSFENHLLANRRTEKPVLHIALSPAPEDTLTDGQLEGLAAKYMEKMGYGSQPYIVFRHGDTHNPHIHIVSVCVDDEGRKISDAYEHRRSMTACRELEQEFGLRNSAEMQGRELGAELKKVDASAGDVRHQVGSTLKAVLAGYRFQTFGEYSALLSTLNIEAKLVRGEYGGRPYTGIVYAATDDNGKVASPPFKSSRFGKRFGKEGLDRRMLVHAKDFREGRWAPSIQRQVAEAMRNARSREELVRMLDRRHIGVVFRENASGRIYGVTFIDRDRREVFNGSRMGREFSANVFNELFRWWESIPASSRVNSSAELWRSHRPEQGSVLEQAAGILSTEQNPAVDYEEEAFRRRMKRKKKRKGRGI; encoded by the coding sequence ATGGTTGCAAAGATAAGCCACGGGGCAAGCCTCTATGGGGCGCTTGCCTACAACTTCAACAAGGTGGCGGCAGGTACGGCACAGGTTCTTTCAGGCAACCGCATCATATCCGACCGTCCGGACCAGCCGGGCGGGGACTTGCGGCTGGCGCTGCTCTCCTTCGAGAACCACCTGTTGGCGAACCGGCGTACCGAAAAGCCGGTCCTGCACATCGCCCTCAGTCCGGCACCGGAAGATACGCTGACGGACGGACAACTGGAAGGACTGGCGGCAAAGTACATGGAAAAGATGGGCTATGGCAGCCAGCCTTACATCGTGTTCAGGCACGGCGACACGCACAATCCGCACATCCACATCGTCAGCGTATGCGTGGACGATGAGGGACGGAAAATCAGTGACGCTTACGAACACCGCCGGTCCATGACGGCCTGCCGTGAACTGGAACAGGAATTCGGCCTGCGCAACAGTGCGGAAATGCAGGGGCGTGAGTTGGGAGCAGAACTGAAGAAAGTGGATGCTTCGGCAGGTGACGTGCGCCATCAGGTAGGCAGCACGCTGAAAGCCGTGCTAGCAGGTTATCGCTTTCAGACCTTCGGCGAATACAGCGCGTTGCTGTCCACGCTCAATATTGAAGCGAAGCTGGTGCGGGGCGAATACGGCGGCAGACCATATACCGGCATCGTGTATGCGGCAACGGACGATAACGGGAAGGTGGCCAGCCCGCCATTCAAGAGTTCCCGGTTCGGTAAACGGTTCGGGAAGGAAGGGTTGGACAGGAGGATGCTGGTGCATGCGAAGGACTTCAGGGAAGGTCGGTGGGCACCGTCCATACAGCGGCAGGTGGCTGAAGCCATGCGCAACGCCCGCTCACGGGAGGAGCTGGTCAGGATGCTGGACAGGCGGCATATCGGGGTAGTGTTCCGCGAGAACGCGTCCGGCAGGATATACGGCGTGACCTTTATCGACCGTGACCGCCGTGAGGTGTTCAACGGCTCGCGCATGGGCAGGGAGTTCTCGGCAAACGTGTTCAACGAACTTTTCCGTTGGTGGGAAAGCATTCCAGCCTCTTCGCGAGTGAATTCTTCCGCCGAGCTTTGGCGCAGCCACCGTCCGGAACAGGGCAGCGTGCTGGAACAGGCGGCCGGTATCCTCTCCACGGAGCAGAATCCGGCGGTCGATTACGAGGAGGAGGCTTTCCGCCGCCGTATGAAAAGGAAAAAGAAGCGTAAAGGAAGGGGGATATGA
- the mobA gene encoding conjugal transfer protein MobA: MGKDTRTRTGRKPKNDPADYKYSFRLNAAEKTKFDRLLAESGARDRTLFIKKAVFGGTLKVVKVDKVTMDYYVRLTEFYRQFQAVGNNYNQVVRSIRNNFGEKRAMALLYRLEKSNLELILVCRKVMALTEEYQRKWLQR; this comes from the coding sequence ATGGGTAAAGACACAAGGACAAGAACAGGCAGGAAGCCAAAAAACGATCCGGCGGACTACAAATACAGCTTCCGCCTGAATGCGGCGGAGAAGACGAAGTTCGACAGACTGTTGGCGGAATCGGGAGCCAGGGACCGCACGCTTTTCATCAAGAAGGCCGTCTTTGGAGGCACACTCAAAGTGGTGAAGGTGGACAAGGTAACTATGGATTATTACGTCCGATTGACCGAATTTTACAGACAGTTCCAGGCGGTGGGCAACAACTACAACCAGGTGGTACGTTCCATCCGCAACAACTTCGGGGAAAAACGGGCGATGGCTTTGCTCTACCGGCTGGAGAAGTCCAACCTGGAACTGATACTCGTGTGCAGGAAAGTGATGGCGCTCACCGAAGAATACCAGCGGAAATGGTTGCAAAGATAA
- a CDS encoding DUF3408 domain-containing protein — translation MRKKKSLFESLCRKKESGGTILVEQITLGAIPDDREGNTAEDLRMQETYEDLFLNRNETVHRKQTYISCETYSLLARILPMVKEGMTVPAFLDNVLAHHLKTYGAELEELFHRKLGDVKF, via the coding sequence ATGAGAAAGAAGAAAAGCCTGTTTGAAAGCCTGTGCCGGAAAAAGGAAAGCGGCGGTACCATCCTGGTAGAGCAAATAACACTCGGTGCCATTCCGGATGACCGGGAAGGAAACACAGCCGAAGACTTGCGGATGCAGGAAACCTATGAAGACCTCTTCCTGAACCGCAACGAAACCGTGCACCGCAAGCAGACTTACATCAGTTGTGAAACCTACTCCCTGCTTGCCCGCATATTGCCCATGGTCAAGGAAGGGATGACCGTGCCCGCCTTCCTGGACAATGTGCTGGCCCACCACCTGAAAACCTACGGGGCAGAACTGGAAGAACTGTTTCACCGCAAGCTGGGCGATGTGAAATTCTGA